One part of the Eptesicus fuscus isolate TK198812 chromosome 2, DD_ASM_mEF_20220401, whole genome shotgun sequence genome encodes these proteins:
- the LOC114231013 gene encoding 40S ribosomal protein S27-like translates to IPLAKDLLHPSPEEEKREHKKNRLVQSANSYFMDVKCPGCCKITTVFSHAETIVLCVGGSTVPCQPTGGKARLTEGWFFRGKQH, encoded by the coding sequence ATACCTCTCGCTAAGGatctcctccatccctctccagaagaggagaagagggaaCACAAGAAGAACCGCCTGGTGCAGAGCGCCAATTCCTACTTCATGGATGTGAAATGCCCAGGGTGCTGTAAAATCACCACGGTCTTTAGCCATGCAGAAACCATCGTTTTGTGTGTTGGTGGCTCCACTGTTCCCTGTCAGCCAACAGGAGGAAAAGCAAGGCTTACAGAAGGATGGTTCTTCAGAGGGAAGCAGCACTAA